In Rattus norvegicus strain BN/NHsdMcwi chromosome 1, GRCr8, whole genome shotgun sequence, a genomic segment contains:
- the Rsph3 gene encoding radial spoke head protein 3 homolog isoform X4, whose product MECQTDAFLDRPPTPLFIPAKTGKDVATQILEGELFDFDLEVKPMLEVLVGKTIEQALLEVMEEEELANLRASQYAYEEIRNVELAEVQRLEEQERRHREEKERRKRQQWEIVHKQNETSQKISARAFAQRYLADLLPSVFDSLRNSGYFYDPIERDIEVGFLPWLLNEVEKTMEHSMVGRTVLDMLIREVVERRINDYESKEAAQPAQRSDDVPNDPNTVPDPSVSLESQQSTTLHTQKPVLDTYSSQTAPVQEKKPVEEGSSLWQNDQTELREPVGEELSQPEGSLEPESSSTSGQ is encoded by the exons ATGGAATGCCAGACAGATGCATTTCTGGACAGACCACCAACACCCCTCTTCATTCCTGCCAAAACTGGCAAAGATGTGGCCACTCAGATACTAGAAGGAGAG CTCTTTGACTTTGACCTTGAAGTCAAGCCAATGTTAGAGGTTCTGGTGGGGAAGACGATTGAGCAGGCCCTTTTAGAGGTGATGGAAGAGGAGGAGCTGGCCAACCTGCGGGCCAGTCAGTACGCATATGAAGAGATCCGGAACGTGGAGCTGGCCGAAGTGCAGCGactggaagagcaagagagaaggcACCGAGAAGAAAAG GAACGCCGTAAGAGACAGCAGTGGGAGATCGTACACAAGCAGAATGAGACGTCACAGAAGATCTCAGCTCGTGCATTTGCTCAGCGGTACCTGGCTGACCTTCTCCCGTCTGTCTTTGACAGTCTCAGGAATAGTGGCTATTTTTATGATCCAATTGAAAGAG ATATTGAGGTCGGATTCCTGCCATGGCTGCTGAATGAAGTTGAGAAGACCATGGAGCACAGCATGGTGGGAAGAACTGTGCTTGACA TGTTGATCCGTGAAGTGGTTGAAAGAAGGATAAACGATTATGAGAGTAAGGAAGCTGCACAGCCCGCTCAGAGGTCGGATGATGTGCCTAACGACCCTAACACAGTGCCAGACCCCTCGGTGAGTCTAGAATCACAGCAGTCAACCACACTCCATACCCAGAAGCCAGTTTTAGATACATACTCCTCACAGACAGCACCAGTCCAAGAGAAGAAGCCTGTGGAAGAGGGGTCTTCCTTATGGCAGAATGACCAAACAGAACTGAGGGAGCCTGTAGGAGAGGAGTTGTCACAACCAGAAGGATCACTGGAGCCAGAGAGCAGCTCAACATCTGGTCAGTAG